The following coding sequences are from one Ornithodoros turicata isolate Travis chromosome 1, ASM3712646v1, whole genome shotgun sequence window:
- the LOC135377688 gene encoding testis-specific serine/threonine-protein kinase 4-like isoform X2 codes for MAKGSQGDKTDSTSTLVESRSARSYLLLRSSGLRGDSRGNSVAATSRGLLRRFNYIALGLLGQGSYGGVYRAHSLRLDTDVAVKIVCKAKVPRNYAEKFLTRELQVIRYLRHQNVIRHLEVIESVNRVYIVMELAHNGSLRDYLRRVKRVGEATARGWFRHLVDGVTYLHNKGIVHRDLKCDNLLLSKQMELKIADFGFARSHLRLDTKSQRFKYQGPLSSTFCGSYAYASPELLTGIPYQPHLADIWSMGVILYFMTEQGNNIYDYTKPCKQSTRATTMRSICGKQRLSHQ; via the exons ATGGCTAAGGGCTCGCAAGGGGATAAGACTGATAGCACATCGACTCTT GTGGAAAGCCGCTCAGCGCGTAGTTATTTACTGCTGCGAAGCAGTGGATTGAGAGGCGATAGCAGAGGCAACAGTGTAGCGGCCACAAGTCGAGGTCTTCTTCGGAGATTCAACTACATCGCCCTCGGACTCTTGGGTCAAGGAAGTTATGGAGGTGTCTACAGGGCGCACTCGCTGAGGCTGGATACAGACGTCGCTGTCAAGATAGTATGCAAGGCGAAGGTGCCTAGGAACTACGCCGAAAAGTTCTTAACCAGGGAACTCCAAGTGATCAGGTACCTGCGCCATCAGAACGTCATACGCCACCTAGAAGTAATCGAGAGCGTTAATAG GGTTTATATTGTAATGGAATTAGCGCACAATGGTTCTCTGCGGGACTATCTGCGTCGTGTCAAGCGCGTGGGTGAGGCAACAGCCCGGGGGTGGTTTCGACACCTGGTTGATGGAGTCACTTACTTGCACAACAAA GGAATCGTGCACCGTGACCTCAAGTGCGACAACTTGCTACTGAGTAAGCAAATGGAGCTGAAGATCGCAGACTTCGGCTTCGCCCGTTCGCACTTGCGCCTGGATACCAAGTCACAGCGGTTTAAGTACCAAGGCCCACTCAGTTCAACCTTTTGCGGAAGTTACGCATACGCTTCACCAGAGCTTCTCACTGGCATTCCCTACCAACCACACCTAGCGGACATATGGAGCATGGGTGTCATATTGTACTTCATGACG GAGCAAGGAAACAACATTTATGATTACACGAAACCCTGCAAGCAGTCTACACGAGCAACAACCATGCGAAGTATTTGCGGCAAGCAGCGTCTCAGTCACCAATGA